A window from Actinomycetospora corticicola encodes these proteins:
- a CDS encoding HAD-IIA family hydrolase: MSELPDLESYLIDMDGVLVHEENALPGADEFIRRLGEAGKHFLVLTNNSIYTPRDLRARLHASGIDIPVENLWTSALATAQFLDDQRPNGSAYVVGEAGLTTALHEVGYVLTEREPDYVVIGETRTYSFEAITRAIRLIENGARYICTNPDATGPSAEGTLPATGSVAALITHATRKKPYFVGKPNPLMIRAGLNTIGAHSETTAMIGDRMDTDMVAGMEAGLHTILVLTGVTDSAELDRYPYRPNQIVESVASLEVGSRG, translated from the coding sequence ATGAGCGAGCTGCCGGACCTCGAGAGCTACCTGATCGACATGGACGGCGTCCTCGTCCACGAGGAGAACGCGCTCCCGGGCGCGGACGAGTTCATCCGCCGGCTCGGCGAGGCGGGCAAGCACTTCCTCGTCCTCACCAACAACTCGATCTACACCCCGCGGGACCTGCGGGCGCGGCTGCACGCCAGCGGGATCGACATCCCGGTCGAGAACCTGTGGACCTCGGCGCTGGCCACCGCCCAGTTCCTCGACGACCAGCGGCCGAACGGCTCCGCCTACGTCGTCGGCGAGGCCGGCCTGACGACGGCGCTGCACGAGGTCGGCTACGTCCTCACCGAACGCGAGCCGGACTACGTCGTGATCGGCGAGACCCGCACGTACTCGTTCGAGGCGATCACCCGCGCGATCCGGCTGATCGAGAACGGTGCGCGCTACATCTGCACCAACCCCGACGCCACCGGGCCCAGCGCCGAGGGCACGCTTCCCGCCACCGGGTCGGTCGCCGCCCTCATCACGCACGCGACCCGCAAGAAGCCGTACTTCGTCGGGAAGCCGAACCCGCTGATGATCCGGGCCGGGCTGAACACGATCGGGGCGCACTCCGAGACCACGGCGATGATCGGCGACCGCATGGACACCGACATGGTCGCGGGCATGGAGGCGGGCCTGCACACGATCCTCGTGCTCACCGGGGTCACCGACTCCGCCGAGCTGGACCGCTACCCGTACCGGCCGAACCAGATCGTGGAGAGCGTGGCCTCGCTGGAGGTCGGCTCCCGGGGCTGA
- a CDS encoding ChaB family protein — MPDDFEDLPSTLQRSDKKARDTYAQAKESAEETYGKGERAARTAYAALKHTHEKVGDHWEPKEEYGPSDSRAESGGANPDGESAGGVDANASKAHLYERAQELDVEGRSTMDKDELVDALRKANDRETRKARE, encoded by the coding sequence ATGCCCGATGACTTCGAGGACCTGCCGTCCACGCTGCAGCGCTCGGACAAGAAGGCCCGCGACACGTACGCGCAGGCCAAGGAGTCCGCGGAGGAGACCTACGGGAAGGGCGAGCGGGCGGCCCGCACGGCGTACGCCGCGCTCAAGCACACCCACGAGAAGGTCGGCGACCACTGGGAGCCGAAGGAGGAGTACGGCCCCTCCGACTCCCGGGCGGAGAGCGGCGGCGCGAACCCCGACGGCGAGTCCGCGGGCGGCGTCGACGCCAACGCGAGCAAGGCCCACCTCTACGAGCGCGCCCAGGAGCTCGACGTCGAGGGGCGCTCGACGATGGACAAGGACGAGCTCGTGGACGCGCTGCGGAAGGCGAACGACCGCGAGACGCGCAAGGCCCGCGAGTGA
- a CDS encoding CPBP family glutamic-type intramembrane protease — protein MSETEREDVPTSGPAGPAEPAPPVVGNGAVTGPATGPGPAGLGGAPLPPPPDGVGWGRGRRLGLPELLVGAVVYVAIQVLAGFVLISATGALPSAPVLLAISAVSAYGAVAAALGLRVRSFAAIGFRRVSWRTVGLALLLGLAVWVVSRVLIYAYVSVTGDTTDPQAALTQFSGGGAAVWAVVLGGLAVPLGEELLFRGIGYGSLRRYGRIVATVVSALVFALAHGLNVVFLAVGVLAVLNAVLYERTRSIWPCFVAHATFNLTSFALLLLAL, from the coding sequence GTGAGTGAGACGGAGCGCGAGGACGTCCCGACGTCGGGTCCTGCCGGACCCGCGGAGCCCGCCCCACCCGTCGTCGGGAACGGCGCCGTGACCGGACCCGCGACCGGGCCCGGCCCGGCGGGCCTCGGGGGCGCCCCCTTGCCCCCGCCGCCCGACGGGGTCGGGTGGGGTCGGGGTCGCCGGCTCGGGCTGCCCGAACTCCTGGTCGGTGCGGTCGTCTACGTTGCGATCCAGGTCCTCGCGGGCTTCGTGCTGATCAGTGCCACCGGCGCCCTGCCGTCGGCCCCGGTGCTGCTCGCGATCTCGGCGGTGTCGGCGTACGGGGCGGTCGCGGCCGCGCTCGGCCTGCGGGTCCGGTCGTTCGCCGCGATCGGCTTCCGCCGTGTGTCGTGGCGGACGGTCGGCCTCGCGCTGCTGCTCGGGCTCGCGGTGTGGGTCGTTTCCCGGGTCCTCATCTACGCCTACGTCTCGGTCACCGGGGACACCACCGACCCGCAGGCCGCGCTCACCCAGTTCTCGGGCGGCGGCGCCGCGGTGTGGGCCGTGGTCCTGGGCGGGCTCGCGGTGCCGCTGGGGGAGGAGCTCCTCTTCCGCGGGATCGGCTACGGGTCGCTGCGCCGGTACGGGCGGATCGTCGCGACGGTGGTGTCGGCGCTCGTCTTCGCGTTGGCGCACGGCCTGAACGTGGTGTTCCTCGCGGTCGGAGTCCTGGCCGTGCTCAACGCCGTCCTCTACGAGCGCACCCGGTCGATCTGGCCGTGCTTCGTCGCGCACGCCACGTTCAACCTGACGTCCTTCGCGCTGCTGCTCCTCGCGCTGTAG